The following coding sequences are from one Cygnus atratus isolate AKBS03 ecotype Queensland, Australia chromosome 15, CAtr_DNAZoo_HiC_assembly, whole genome shotgun sequence window:
- the LOC118249078 gene encoding uncharacterized protein LOC118249078 codes for MGRLDDHAKRRIVELRGAGLSFRKIKKVLELDNIRVTPQAVYLFLKRKSVELGPAAGGWGEEQPWPPLQGHEAELHQSPGPQPPTLPSVAPAGGQDGKEGTQIVSMASFCQGSRQPGGALPVGLPPGKGDSGSTGALLALGSCQTPGTPSAHTQPLPVQGRLVMPPAKNPALMAKKKIVDRALLLQNKVKDASTQTTPLNPTSPGNQHLAWGEAVLPPAPGSHTTAEKLDAVHAEIQKLSQALHAVLERQCRLERQQEHQQRLQQEMLMMLQQLSSTVSHGAVPANQPCVPFSSVAEPSPTVPNFSQFKMELI; via the exons ATGGGCCGCTTGGACGACCACGCCAAGAGAAGGATCGTGGAGCTGCGCGGGGCTGGGCTGAGTTTCCGCAAAATCAAgaaggtgctggagctggacaACATCCGAGTGACACCGCAGGCCGTGTATCTCTTCCTCAAGAGGAAGAGTGTGGAGCTGGGGCCAGCAGCGGGTGGCTGGGGTGAAGAGCAGCCCTGGCCCCCACTGCAGGGGCACGAGGCTGAGCTACACCAGTCTCcaggcccccagccccccacaTTGCCCAGTGTGGCTCCCGCTGGCGGCCAGGATGGCAAGGAGGGCACCCAGATCGTCAGCATGGCCTCGTtctgccagggcagcaggcagccggggggggcccTGCCTGTGGGACTGCCTCCTGGGAAGG GTGACAGCGGTTCCACGGGTGCCCTCCTGGCTCTGGGGAGCTGCCAAACACCAGGGACCCCATCTGCCCACACACAGCCGCTGCCTGTCCAAGGGCGGCTCGTCATGCCCCCTGCCAAGAACCCAGCCCTGATGGCGAAGAAGAAGATCGTGGACAGGGCTCTTCTCCTGCAGAACAAG GTCAAAGATGCCAGCACACAGACCACCCCACTGAACCCCACGAGCCCTGGAAATCAACACCTTGCTTGGGGCGAAGCAgtgcttcctcctgctcctggttCCCACACCACTGCCGAGAAGCTGGACGCTGTACATGCAGAGATCCAGAAGCTGAGCCAGGCACTGCACGCGGTGCTGGAGAGGCAGTGCCGCCTGGAGCGCCAGCAGGAGCACCAGCAGCGACTCCAGCAGGAGATGCTGatgatgctgcagcagctgagctccaccgTGAGCCACGGCGCTGTGCCAGCCAACCAGCCCTGCGTCCCCTTCAGCAGCGTGGCTGAGCCCTCGCCCACCGTGCCAAACTTCAGCCAGTTCAAGATGGAGCTCATCTGA
- the LOC118249077 gene encoding uncharacterized protein LOC118249077, with amino-acid sequence MGDVCLVGLMVLVYIWFPKVAAQNLIKNPRDQNTEHTLLINEVNADTPGVDTSEFVELYHTSGRTARLDGYYLVFYNGNGNRAYKVLNLQGKVTNGQGFFLIGSPSVNPAILIPKNTIQNGPDAIALYYGKGNYKEGMNVTSSGLVDALVHKTRKMDRADTLVSVLTPGRDAFLEDSTFRSMDESIERCRGADSQWIFQVAVPTPGTDNHCILTSQLNASAVLISEVHAASSSEDFEFIELQGPHSTMLRDIVLVLIDGQTKDIYFTMDVYGKTSSDGLLLLGPALSKAPVDLPFPENSTHPVIRDGPNAIALYRGNISSFALGKVLPTAGLLDAFVYTNTEGVSPELLETLTLGRPALESTRHQLGNVSMSRCNCCSVTRDSLSYVLSRPTPGKFNDCPSKRFSQTVSFCLLVADCQEWLSKSEEILMTLVQAFDRSCSCGVSPAYFKDSEVSCQDLGLVFTTLLTAKSEDQLSSLLLAFNTFLESPRVVSFDRRNITAESSCFKDINVPDLPPGVPSQVPEGTREPSRQVGELLINEVNPDNPGGGEDAEYIELFYTGRTHFDLQRYWLILYNGKNSRAYRVLDLSGHHTNELGYFLVGSSTMRPAPMVRLPPNTIQNGADAVALYYSNSTLYTVNMAVTTEGLVDAVVYTSRADEKAEKLLKVLVPGQSILYENDSHSTEDESLSRCHSLSARLQSSFQVTAVTPLGENSCGGPHVPSLPAVRISELGLAGGRASGFVELQGLPGTSLDGLSLVIFTSQEGAAHGSVPLGGNLSASGLLLLGGRNDGTKLMSEDIAASEGSSAIALYSTSVIPSGMKATSENLVDALVYTCGPSMVGGHLDVLGPLYTVPCKDDRPVSLSRCPSGDASAELQFAISEPTPGVQNSCPQDAFAVGLDLCFLTPNCSAWTVHHRRTLESFRRVLMISLEEECSCGVSELYLQGLNLTCVNSVVKVSGRVRARLPMQQQSIESWRRGLLASPHPFSVDGRVLKTSPECIAPRSTPVSSQSSSFPRSWEITLLVVGALLLVLLLVGLASRFIKRHPPNYTNIEMNDCREMAADF; translated from the exons ATGGGAGATGTCTGTCTGGTTGGATTGATGGTGCTTGTGTACATCTGGTTTCCCAAGGTTGCTGCCCAGAATCTCATAAAAAACCCCAGGGACCAGAACACAGAGCATACCCTCTTGATTAATGAAGTCAATGCTGACACTCCAGGAGTGGACACTTCTGAGTTTGTGGAGCTCTATCACACCAGTGGCCGAACGGCCCGTTTGGATGGCTACTATCTGGTTTTCTACAATGGCAACGGAAACCGAGCTTACAAAGTTTTGAACCTTCAGGGCAAGGTTACTAATGGCCAAGGGTTCTTTCTCATTGGGTCCCCTTCTGTGAACCCGGCAATACTGATTCCTAAGAACACTATCCAGAACGGCCCCGATGCAATCGCTCTGTACTATGGAAAAGGGAACTACAAGGAAGGCATGAACGTCACAAGTAGTGGACTGGTAGATGCTTTGGTCCATAAGACTAGGAAGATGGACAGAGCTGACACTCTGGTCAGTGTACTGACTCCTGGCAGAGATGCTTTTCTGGAGGACTCCACCTTCAGGAGCATGGATGAGTCAATAGAAAGGTGCCGCGGGGCAGATTCTCAGTGGATCTTCCAAGTGGCTGTGCCTACCCCAGGCACAGACAACCACTGCATCCTGACTTCTCAGCTGAACGCGTCTGCTGTCCTGATCAGCGAGGTCCATGCTGCCTCTTCTTCCGAAGACTTTGAGTTCATAGAGCTTCAGGGTCCCCATTCCACCATGCTGAGGGACATCGTTCTGGTGCTGATTGATGGTCAGACCAAAGACATTTATTTCACCATGGACGTTTATGGCAAAACCTCATCGGATGGGCTTCTTCTGCTTGGTCCAGCACTAAGCAAAGCCCCAG TGGACTTGCCGTTCCCGGAGAACTCTACTCATCCTGTAATCAGGGATGGCCCCAACGCCATTGCCCTCTACAGAGGTAACATCAGCAGCTTTGCCCTGGGGAAGGTGCTGCCGACGGCTGGCCTGCTGGATGCCTTCGTGTACACGAACACCGAGGGGGTGAGCCCCGAGCTGCTGGAGACCCTGACGCTGGGCAGACCTGCCCTAGAGAGCACACG GCATCAGCTGGGAAATGTGTCCATGAGCCGGTGcaactgctgctctgtgacCCGGGACTCCTTGTCCTACGTCCTCAGCAGGCCTACTCCTGGCAAGTTCAATGATTGCCCCAGCAAACGCTTCAGCCAGACGGTCTCCTTCTGCCTTCTTGTAGCAG ATTGCCAGGAGTGGCTCTCAAAGTCAGAAGAAATCCTGATGACTCTCGTCCAGGCCTTTGACCGATCCTGCAGCTGTGGAGTTTCTCCTGCCTACTTCAAAG ATTCAGAGGTGTCCTGCCAGGACCTGGGGCTTGTGTTCACCACCCTGCTCACTGCAAAGTCAGAAGACcagctgagcagcctgctgctaGCCTTCAACACCTTCCTGGAGAGCCCCAGGGTTGTGAGTTTTGACAGAAGGAATATCACAGCAGAAAGCTCCTGCTTCAAGGATATTAATGTGCCAGACTTACCTCCAG GTGTCCCATCACAGGTTCCAGAGGGGACTCGAGAGCCCTCTAGACAAGTGGGTGAGCTGCTCATCAACGAGGTGAACCCAGACAACCCGGGGGGAGGAGAGGACGCAGAGTACATAGAGCTCTTCTACACTGGACGGACACACTTTGACCTCCAGAGATACTGGTTGATCCTCTACAATGGCAAAAACAGCCGGGCCTACCGGGTGTTGGACCTATCCGGACACCACACAAACGAGCTGGGTTACTTCCTGGTGGGAAGCAGCACCATGCGCCCAGCACCCATGGTCAGGCTGCCCCCCAACACCATACAGAACGGGGCCGATGCCGTGGCTCTTTACTACAGCAACAGCACCCTCTACACGGTGAACATGGCTGTGACCACTGAGGGGCTGGTGGATGCTGTGGTGTACACATCCCGAGCAGATGAGAAGGCAGAGAAGCTGCTCAAAGTGCTGGTACCGGGGCAGAGCATCCTTTACGAAAATGATTCTCACAGCACTGAGGATGAGTCTCTGAGCCGCTGCCACAGTCTGAGTGCAAGACTCCAGAGCAGCTTCCAG GTGACGGCAGTGACACCGCTCGGAGAAAACTCCTGCGGCGGCCCCCACGTGCCATCGCTGCCTGCTGTCCGCATCAgcgagctggggctggcaggcggCAGGGCCAGTGGCTTTgtggagctgcaggggctgccggGGACCAGCCTAGATGGCCTCAGCCTGGTCATCTTCACCAGCCAGGAGGGTGCCGCTCATGGCAGCGTCCCGCTGGGTGGCAACCTCAGCGCCTcaggcctgctgctgctgggcggCAGGAACG ATGGAACAAAACTGATGTCTGAGGACATTGCTGCTAGCGAAGGCTCCAGCGCTATTGCTCTGTACAGCACCAGTGTGATTCCTAGTGGCATGAAGGCAACGTCAGAGAACCTGGTGGATGCCCTGGTGTATACATGTGGGCCAAGCATGGTGGGAGGACACTTGGATGTCCTCGGCCCACTGTACACTGTGCCCTGCAAGGATGACAG GCCCGTGTCCCTGAGTCGATGCCCTTCCGGTGATGCCAGCGCAGAGCTACAGTTTGCCATCTCAGAGCCTACCCCTGGTGTGCAGAACAGCTGTCCACAGGATGCCTTTGCCGTGGGTCTGGACTTGTGCTTCCTGACACCCA ACTGCTCTGCCTGGACCGTGCACCACAGAAGGACACTTGAAAGCTTTAGAAGGGTCTTAATGATCTCCCTGGAGGAGGAGTGCTCCTGTGGCGTCTCTGAGCTCTACCTGCAAG ggctgaaCCTGACGTGTGTGAACTCCGTGGTGAAGGTCTCGGGCCGGGTGCGTGCTCGGCTGCCGATGCAGCAGCAGTCCATTGAGAGCTGGCGCCGGGGCCTCCTGGCCAGCCCCCACCCCTTCTCCGTGGATGGAAGAGTGCTGAAAACCAGCCCTGAGTGCATCGCCCCCAGAAGCACACCAGTGTCATCACAGAGCAGTT CCTTCCCGCGCAGCTGGGAGATCACCCTGTTGGTCGTGGGAGCTCTGCTGCTCGTGCTCTTGCTGGTTGGCCTGGCGTCGCGCTTCATCAAAAG ACATCCCCCAAATTACACCAACATTGAAATGAACGACTGCAGGGAGATGGCAGCAGACTTCTAA
- the RNPS1 gene encoding RNA-binding protein with serine-rich domain 1 — MAPSPTKRKDRSEEKSKDRSKDKAATKESGEKDRGRDKTRKRRSASSGSSSTRSRSSSTSSSGSSSSTGSSSGSSSSSASSRSGSSSTSRSSSSSSSSGSPSPSRRRHDNRRRSRSKSKPPKRDEKERKRRSPSPRPTKVHVGRLTRNVTKDHIMEIFSTYGKIKMIDMPVDRLNPHLSKGYAYVEFENPDDAEKALKHMDGGQIDGQEITATAVLAPRPRPPPRRFSPPRRMLPPPPMWRRSPPRMRRRSRSPRRRSPVRRRSRSRSPGRRRHRSRSSSNSSR, encoded by the exons AT GGCTCCCTCACCAACCAAACGCAAGGATAGGTCTGAAGAGAAATCAAAGGACCGATCAAAGGACAAAGCAGCCACTAAGGAATCGGGTGAAAAGGATCGTGGTCGGGACAAGACACGCAAAAGACGTAGTGCTTCCAGCGGGAGCAGCAGTACCAG GTCCCGTTCCAGCTCAACTTCCAGCTCAGGGTCCAGTTCCAGCACTGGTTCTAGCAGTGGCTCTAGCTCCTCTTCTGCCTCGAGTCGCTCTGGGAGCTCCAGCACCTCACGCAGTTCCAGTTCCAGCAGCTCTTCTGGATCCCCCAGCCCGTCTCGACGGAGACACGACAACAGGAGACGTTCCCGTTCCAA GTCCAAGCCACCCAAGAGAGATGAAAAGGAGCGGAAGAGGCGCAGCCCGTCACCCAGACCTACAAAAGTACATGTTGGAAGGCTCACTAGAAATGTGACCAAG gatcacatcatggaaatattttccacttaTGGAAAGATTAAAATGATTGACATGCCAGTTGACAGGCTAAATCCACACCTCTCTAAAGGTTACGCTTACGTTGAGTTTGAGAACCCAGATGATGCTGAGAAAGCCCTGAAACACATGGATGGAG GCCAGATCGATGGTCAGGAGATCACTGCCACAGCCGTGCTGGCGCCACGACCTAGACCGCCTCCCAGACGCTTCAGCCCACCCAGGAGGatgctgccaccaccacccatGTGGCGTAGGTCACCCCCTCGCATGAGGAGAAG gtcCCGATCTCCTAGGCGCAGATCCCCCGTTCGCCGGCGATCAAGATCCAGATCTCCTGGACGAAGGCGCCATCGCAGCCGCTCCAGCTCAAACTCTTCACGATAA